A region from the Sutcliffiella horikoshii genome encodes:
- a CDS encoding organic hydroperoxide resistance protein: MDALYTAKVTASGGRAGKIRSADGTLDLALAMPKSLGGTEKEGATNPEQLFAAGYSACFDSALNLVARQARQKIESEVIAEVSIGKDTDGGFKLAVVLNVSINGVTQEEAEKLVKQAHEVCPYSRATRGNIEVELVTKAQ, from the coding sequence ATGGATGCATTATATACAGCGAAAGTAACAGCTTCAGGTGGTAGAGCAGGAAAAATTCGAAGCGCAGATGGAACTTTGGATCTTGCACTTGCAATGCCAAAATCATTAGGTGGAACAGAAAAAGAAGGCGCAACTAATCCAGAACAACTATTTGCTGCCGGGTATTCCGCTTGTTTTGACAGTGCACTAAACCTTGTTGCACGTCAGGCGCGCCAAAAAATTGAATCAGAAGTTATTGCAGAGGTTTCTATTGGTAAAGATACTGATGGTGGCTTTAAACTGGCTGTTGTGTTAAACGTTAGCATAAATGGCGTTACTCAAGAGGAAGCAGAGAAGCTTGTTAAACAAGCACATGAAGTTTGCCCTTATTCTAGAGCTACAAGAGGAAATATTGAAGTAGAACTAGTAACAAAAGCACAATAA
- the mce gene encoding methylmalonyl-CoA epimerase, producing MIKNVNHIGIAVNSIETALPFYTETLGLTFEAVEHVAEQRVRVAFINAGNCKLELLEPTSPDSPVAKFIEKRGEGIHHVALSVESIEDRIQEMIEKGIPMIDKQSRIGAGGANIAFMHPKASNGVLVEFCEKAAKQHDN from the coding sequence ATGATTAAAAATGTAAATCATATTGGGATTGCTGTAAACTCAATTGAGACAGCGCTTCCATTTTATACAGAGACTTTAGGTTTGACCTTTGAAGCTGTGGAACATGTAGCGGAGCAAAGGGTAAGAGTGGCATTCATCAATGCCGGGAATTGTAAGCTGGAGTTATTGGAACCGACTTCTCCTGATAGTCCGGTTGCCAAGTTTATCGAAAAGCGTGGGGAAGGCATTCACCATGTAGCCTTAAGTGTAGAATCAATAGAAGATAGAATTCAAGAAATGATTGAAAAAGGAATCCCGATGATCGACAAGCAATCCCGAATCGGGGCAGGCGGGGCGAATATCGCTTTCATGCACCCAAAAGCAAGCAATGGCGTACTGGTAGAATTCTGCGAAAAGGCGGCGAAACAACATGACAATTGA
- a CDS encoding 2-hydroxymuconate tautomerase, which yields MPITHIHLLEGRSVEQKQELIQNVTQAITHTLGTTPQQVRVLLMEIPKENWGTGGVTKAQLDE from the coding sequence ATGCCGATTACTCACATTCATTTACTGGAAGGAAGAAGTGTTGAGCAAAAACAAGAACTGATTCAAAATGTCACCCAGGCCATCACCCATACGCTTGGAACTACTCCGCAACAAGTGAGGGTGTTGCTCATGGAAATACCCAAGGAAAATTGGGGAACAGGCGGTGTTACAAAGGCACAACTTGATGAATAA
- a CDS encoding acyl-CoA carboxylase subunit beta: MDIYEKINELYDKRREVELGGGDDRIDKQHEKGKLTARERIELLVDEGTFVELNPFIEHRCNDFGLQGKKGPGDGVVTGYGKVNGKPIYLFSQDFTVFGGALGEMHAKKIANVMDMAAKNGAPIVGLNDSGGARIQEGVLSLDGYGHIFYRNSIYSGVIPQISVIMGPCAGGAVYSPAITDFVFMVEKTSQMFITGPKVIETVTGEKISSEGLGGAKVHNAISGNAHFSSSSEEEVLAQVRNLLSYLPQNNEEKPERISCEQGDDYRPDLADAIPFDAIRPYDVRIVIDQVVDEGSFMEVHKDFAKNIVVGLARLKGEVVGLVCNQPKVMAGGLDIDSSDKASRFIRFCDSFNIPLITFEDVTGFFPGVKQEHGGIIRHGAKILYAYSEATVPKLTVILRKAYGGAYVALNSKSIGADLVFAWPNAEIAVMGPQGAANIIFAREINESDNPEETRAQKIEEYREKFANPYVAASQGMVDDVIDPRETRIKLIQSLEMLRNKKETRPYKKHGNIPL, translated from the coding sequence ATTGATATCTATGAAAAAATAAACGAGCTTTATGACAAACGTCGCGAAGTAGAACTTGGCGGTGGAGACGATCGCATTGACAAGCAGCATGAAAAAGGAAAATTGACTGCAAGAGAGCGAATCGAACTTTTGGTGGATGAAGGGACTTTTGTAGAACTTAATCCATTTATCGAACACCGTTGCAATGACTTTGGCCTGCAGGGGAAAAAAGGTCCCGGAGATGGGGTCGTTACAGGTTATGGAAAAGTGAACGGCAAACCAATCTATCTATTTTCCCAAGATTTCACTGTATTTGGTGGAGCCCTAGGGGAAATGCATGCAAAGAAAATCGCCAATGTCATGGATATGGCAGCGAAAAATGGTGCCCCGATTGTCGGCTTGAATGATTCAGGGGGAGCACGAATCCAGGAAGGTGTTCTTTCATTAGATGGATATGGTCACATCTTTTACAGAAACTCTATCTATTCAGGAGTGATTCCACAAATATCAGTCATTATGGGACCATGTGCAGGTGGGGCGGTCTATTCCCCGGCCATTACCGATTTTGTCTTCATGGTGGAAAAGACGAGTCAAATGTTTATTACGGGACCAAAGGTAATTGAAACGGTAACAGGAGAGAAAATCAGTTCAGAAGGCCTCGGTGGTGCAAAAGTACATAACGCGATAAGCGGTAATGCCCACTTCTCCAGTTCTTCGGAGGAAGAGGTACTGGCACAGGTGCGAAACCTGCTAAGTTACCTTCCTCAAAACAATGAAGAAAAGCCGGAACGTATTTCTTGTGAACAAGGTGATGACTATCGTCCTGATTTAGCGGATGCCATCCCGTTTGACGCCATTAGACCTTATGATGTTCGAATTGTCATCGACCAGGTGGTGGATGAAGGGTCGTTCATGGAAGTTCATAAAGATTTTGCCAAAAATATCGTAGTTGGATTGGCGAGGCTGAAGGGAGAAGTCGTAGGACTTGTTTGTAACCAGCCAAAAGTGATGGCAGGCGGCCTTGACATCGATTCCTCTGATAAAGCATCCAGATTTATTCGATTCTGTGACTCCTTCAATATTCCGTTGATTACGTTTGAGGATGTTACTGGATTCTTCCCGGGCGTTAAACAGGAGCACGGCGGAATTATTCGTCATGGTGCGAAGATTCTTTACGCATATTCGGAAGCAACTGTACCAAAGCTGACCGTGATTTTGCGTAAAGCTTATGGTGGGGCATATGTAGCCCTTAACAGTAAATCCATTGGTGCCGACCTAGTATTTGCATGGCCGAATGCGGAAATTGCAGTTATGGGACCTCAAGGAGCTGCAAACATCATCTTTGCCCGTGAAATCAATGAGAGCGATAATCCCGAAGAAACACGCGCACAGAAGATTGAAGAGTATCGTGAAAAGTTTGCCAACCCATATGTCGCCGCAAGCCAAGGTATGGTAGATGACGTGATTGATCCAAGAGAAACAAGGATTAAATTGATACAATCACTAGAAATGCTCCGCAATAAAAAGGAAACAAGACCATATAAAAAACACGGGAATATCCCACTATAA
- the prli42 gene encoding stressosome-associated protein Prli42: MMNRKFQKIVVYLMIGVMLITTLLAGASMFF; this comes from the coding sequence ATGATGAACCGCAAATTCCAAAAGATTGTCGTATATTTAATGATTGGCGTTATGCTAATAACTACACTATTAGCTGGAGCGTCCATGTTTTTTTAA
- a CDS encoding TRAP transporter substrate-binding protein gives MKKVKQGIVMMMVMSMVLLLAACGGDETSGNESGKTYSFKLAHITPTNHMWHQAAEKFAEELESKSDGRMKVEIYPASQLGTEADMVQQIEAGSVDFGLITAAYMSSRSPSFAAWFMPYAFEDINAAHEARTSDVSKKILATLDEQGLIGLDYLFAGQRVMLFKDKEVTSPEDMAGLKLRVTPSPPMQDFYRSAGASPEGLPLPEVYAAVQTGVIDGMDMDLDAAITNKYYEVVKYGAVTNHMVWPSVAIVNKSTFEGMSEADQKIVRDALTVATDFAVNTRSGQEEEFRQTLSDNGMKIYDIPADAFADQIAEFDAKYKDSDPLIKEFIDTYRK, from the coding sequence ATGAAAAAGGTGAAGCAAGGAATAGTGATGATGATGGTCATGTCAATGGTTTTGTTGCTCGCAGCATGTGGAGGGGATGAAACAAGCGGAAATGAATCAGGTAAGACATATTCCTTTAAATTAGCACATATTACCCCAACCAACCATATGTGGCATCAGGCTGCAGAAAAATTTGCAGAAGAACTGGAAAGCAAATCCGATGGAAGAATGAAAGTGGAAATCTATCCAGCAAGTCAGCTTGGTACAGAGGCAGATATGGTTCAACAGATTGAGGCAGGATCTGTAGACTTTGGACTAATCACGGCAGCTTATATGAGTTCCCGTTCTCCTTCTTTTGCCGCATGGTTTATGCCATATGCATTTGAAGACATCAATGCAGCGCATGAAGCTAGGACATCTGATGTTTCTAAGAAGATTTTGGCTACATTGGATGAGCAAGGCCTTATTGGATTGGATTATCTGTTTGCCGGTCAACGTGTCATGCTTTTCAAAGACAAGGAAGTGACTTCTCCAGAAGATATGGCCGGTTTAAAGTTACGTGTAACGCCAAGTCCGCCGATGCAAGATTTTTATCGTTCCGCAGGTGCCTCGCCTGAAGGATTGCCCCTTCCTGAAGTTTATGCAGCCGTTCAAACTGGCGTAATTGATGGGATGGACATGGACTTGGATGCGGCAATCACTAATAAATATTATGAGGTTGTAAAATATGGAGCCGTTACCAACCATATGGTTTGGCCATCCGTTGCCATTGTAAATAAATCCACATTTGAGGGCATGTCTGAAGCAGACCAAAAGATAGTTCGTGATGCACTGACAGTAGCCACCGATTTTGCGGTAAACACTCGCTCTGGTCAAGAGGAAGAGTTCAGGCAAACATTAAGCGACAATGGAATGAAGATTTATGATATCCCTGCAGATGCTTTTGCAGACCAGATTGCAGAGTTCGATGCAAAATACAAAGATTCAGATCCTCTAATTAAAGAATTTATTGATACGTATAGAAAATAA
- a CDS encoding DNA polymerase IV: MNEKITKGHRVIFHVDMNSFYASVEMAYDPLLKGKPVAIAGNVEERKGIIVTCSYEARAFGVKTTMPLWEARQKCPQLIVRKPNFDRYRKSSQAMFDLLREYTDQVEPVSIDEGYMDVTDYAGRLTSIQIAEEIQLRLQKELLLPCSIGIAPNKFLAKMASDMKKPMGITILRKREIEKILWPMNVGEMHGVGAKTAEKLKTINITTIGELAKGNDYQLKHLLGINGERLKKRANGIDTRPVDPDSVSEFKSIGNSTTLPKDSDDERLLEKTIEKLSSSVSARMKRKSVLSHNIQLMIRYGIHHTVTRSRKLSNPIERESDIKEAAMFLLRKHWDGEPVRLLGVTAHNLVEKDDSVKQLDLFTFQEDAKKEPLHKTLQDLEDKFGKGIIKRGIKNKNTADASSKAKITTSFQKDFLE, encoded by the coding sequence ATGAATGAAAAAATCACAAAAGGACATCGAGTAATCTTTCATGTAGATATGAATAGTTTCTACGCATCTGTTGAAATGGCCTATGATCCTTTGCTTAAGGGAAAGCCAGTAGCAATTGCGGGTAATGTAGAAGAACGAAAAGGGATTATCGTCACTTGTAGTTATGAGGCAAGAGCCTTCGGTGTGAAAACAACAATGCCATTATGGGAAGCAAGACAGAAATGCCCCCAGCTTATTGTGCGAAAGCCTAATTTTGACCGGTACAGGAAAAGTTCTCAAGCCATGTTTGATTTGCTAAGGGAGTATACAGACCAGGTTGAACCGGTTTCCATCGATGAAGGTTATATGGATGTGACAGATTATGCAGGACGATTAACATCCATACAAATCGCGGAAGAAATCCAGCTGAGACTACAAAAAGAACTTTTGTTGCCGTGCAGCATAGGAATTGCCCCGAATAAATTTTTGGCGAAGATGGCATCGGATATGAAAAAGCCCATGGGAATTACTATCCTAAGGAAAAGAGAAATTGAGAAAATTCTTTGGCCCATGAACGTGGGGGAAATGCATGGTGTAGGGGCCAAGACTGCTGAAAAATTGAAGACAATCAATATCACTACAATAGGTGAATTGGCAAAAGGAAATGATTATCAATTAAAACATCTCCTTGGTATTAATGGAGAGAGGCTGAAAAAACGAGCAAATGGTATTGATACTCGCCCTGTTGATCCCGATAGTGTCTCTGAATTTAAGAGTATTGGAAACTCAACTACTTTACCAAAGGATTCGGACGATGAACGTTTGTTAGAAAAGACCATCGAAAAGCTGTCATCTTCCGTGAGTGCCAGAATGAAAAGAAAGTCAGTGCTCAGCCATAACATTCAGCTAATGATCAGATATGGCATTCATCATACGGTGACAAGAAGCCGAAAACTATCTAATCCGATAGAGCGGGAAAGTGATATCAAAGAAGCTGCCATGTTTTTGCTTAGAAAGCATTGGGACGGGGAACCCGTACGCTTATTGGGTGTAACTGCTCATAACCTTGTAGAAAAAGATGATTCCGTGAAACAGCTTGATCTTTTTACGTTTCAAGAGGATGCCAAAAAAGAACCGTTGCATAAAACCCTTCAGGATTTAGAAGATAAATTTGGGAAGGGGATTATCAAAAGAGGTATAAAGAATAAGAATACTGCGGATGCGAGCTCAAAGGCTAAAATAACGACTAGTTTTCAGAAGGATTTTTTAGAATAA
- a CDS encoding tripeptidase T: MINRDRLVEEFLELVQVDSETKFEAEICKVLKEKFSALGVQVVEDDTMNETGHGAGNLICTLEGTKDGVDTIYFTSHMDTVVPGKGIKPSIKDGYIVTDGTTILGADDKAGLAAMLEAVKVLKENNIEHGKIEFVITVGEESGLVGAKALDPALVTAKFGFALDSDGTVGNIIVAAPTQAKVKATIYGKTAHAGVAPEKGISAITIAAKSIAKMPLGRIDEETTANIGRFEGGGPTNIVCDRVDILAEARSLVPEKMEAQVAKMKDAFETVAADMGGRAEVTVDVMYPGFKFADGDHVVEVAKRAVTEIGRTPELQRSGGGSDANVIAGFGVPTVNLAVGYEEIHTTNERMPIEELIKTTELVVSIMKEVAK, encoded by the coding sequence ATGATTAACAGAGACAGACTTGTCGAAGAATTTTTAGAGCTTGTACAGGTAGACTCAGAAACAAAATTCGAAGCAGAAATTTGCAAAGTATTAAAAGAGAAATTCTCCGCTCTTGGTGTCCAAGTAGTAGAAGATGATACCATGAATGAAACGGGACATGGTGCAGGTAACTTAATCTGTACACTTGAAGGTACGAAAGATGGTGTGGATACTATTTATTTCACGTCCCATATGGACACAGTGGTTCCTGGTAAGGGAATCAAACCATCCATTAAAGACGGCTACATAGTGACAGACGGTACAACTATCCTTGGAGCTGATGATAAAGCAGGCCTTGCTGCCATGCTTGAAGCGGTAAAAGTATTAAAAGAAAATAATATTGAACACGGAAAAATCGAGTTCGTTATCACAGTTGGTGAAGAATCTGGTCTTGTAGGAGCAAAAGCTCTAGATCCAGCTTTAGTAACTGCAAAATTCGGTTTTGCTCTTGATAGCGACGGAACAGTTGGAAACATCATTGTAGCAGCACCAACACAAGCAAAAGTAAAAGCAACTATTTACGGGAAGACAGCTCATGCTGGAGTTGCACCGGAAAAAGGAATTTCTGCGATTACGATTGCAGCAAAATCCATTGCAAAAATGCCATTAGGCCGGATTGACGAAGAAACAACTGCAAACATTGGACGTTTTGAAGGCGGCGGACCGACAAACATCGTCTGTGATCGTGTGGATATCCTAGCAGAAGCTCGTTCCTTGGTTCCAGAAAAAATGGAAGCACAAGTAGCGAAAATGAAGGATGCATTTGAAACTGTTGCAGCAGACATGGGTGGCCGTGCAGAAGTAACAGTAGACGTTATGTACCCAGGCTTCAAATTTGCTGATGGCGATCATGTGGTGGAAGTGGCTAAGCGTGCCGTTACTGAAATCGGAAGAACGCCTGAGTTACAACGCAGCGGCGGCGGTAGTGATGCCAATGTTATCGCAGGATTTGGCGTTCCAACGGTCAATCTTGCAGTTGGATATGAAGAAATTCATACGACAAATGAAAGAATGCCAATTGAAGAATTGATTAAAACTACAGAACTGGTTGTCAGTATCATGAAGGAAGTAGCAAAATAA
- a CDS encoding TRAP transporter small permease: MMKISDGIAKVEKFLGAFLMLCMAVIITLSVAFRYFLNSPLSWAGEVSIFLLIWISFIGGSLGLKYKSQASVSIFLEYVPTNISKVLTLIGHICMLLFLLVILYYTYTWILSPNVALQKSSGILLPMWIPYSAVPIGLTCAAFHILTNFLVVFREGEVE; encoded by the coding sequence ATGATGAAAATCAGTGACGGAATAGCCAAAGTCGAGAAATTTCTCGGTGCATTCTTAATGTTATGCATGGCAGTTATCATAACATTATCAGTAGCCTTCCGATACTTCCTGAACTCCCCCTTGTCATGGGCCGGAGAAGTATCTATCTTTCTATTAATCTGGATCAGCTTTATTGGAGGTAGCTTGGGACTGAAATATAAGTCCCAGGCTTCTGTTTCGATATTCCTGGAGTATGTGCCAACAAATATAAGCAAGGTATTAACCTTAATCGGTCATATATGTATGCTGTTATTTCTTCTCGTCATTCTTTATTATACCTACACTTGGATTTTATCTCCCAATGTAGCTTTGCAAAAATCCAGTGGTATTCTGTTACCCATGTGGATACCATATAGCGCAGTCCCAATTGGTCTTACGTGTGCAGCGTTTCATATTTTGACTAACTTTCTAGTTGTTTTCCGGGAGGGGGAAGTAGAATGA
- a CDS encoding chemotaxis protein CheW, protein MESQKLVIFEAKEEEYGLAVEHVVSIEKLGTVTALPEMDAYLKGLMKVRGQLIPVLDVKQILFSDPIEVNDKTRLIVVQTSELSVGLLVEDAKEILDVKKEAIKDLNVLAFQSSPYISGMVNLDSRLIAIIEPSNLVGSLEKVNHIKDAVEASTM, encoded by the coding sequence ATGGAATCCCAAAAACTTGTGATTTTTGAAGCAAAGGAAGAAGAGTATGGCCTAGCAGTTGAACATGTGGTGTCCATTGAAAAGCTTGGAACCGTTACGGCATTACCTGAGATGGACGCTTATTTAAAGGGCCTTATGAAAGTAAGGGGACAACTAATACCAGTTCTTGATGTAAAACAAATATTATTTTCTGACCCGATTGAAGTGAACGATAAAACACGTTTAATTGTGGTGCAAACATCAGAACTTTCTGTAGGGTTATTAGTGGAAGATGCAAAGGAAATCCTGGATGTAAAAAAAGAGGCTATTAAAGATTTAAATGTGTTGGCGTTTCAGTCATCTCCGTATATAAGTGGGATGGTTAATCTTGATAGTAGATTGATTGCAATTATTGAGCCGAGTAACCTAGTGGGGAGCCTTGAAAAAGTTAACCATATCAAGGATGCGGTAGAAGCTTCTACTATGTAG
- a CDS encoding DUF4181 domain-containing protein, giving the protein MTFVWLMLTIAVALVIVDVAVRKLLGIKRAKLTDPKGKKIDLLGRIICVILAFIMYPAFIETEVLEMNYLFIILFTVLFCFQAVVQYIYIKESKEFIITLIMNVVFVIFLFNINFLLNLYS; this is encoded by the coding sequence ATGACTTTTGTGTGGTTGATGTTAACAATAGCTGTAGCGCTTGTAATAGTGGATGTAGCAGTGAGAAAGTTACTGGGTATAAAACGTGCGAAGCTTACAGATCCAAAAGGGAAGAAAATTGATTTGCTTGGAAGGATTATTTGTGTCATTTTAGCATTTATTATGTATCCTGCCTTTATTGAAACAGAAGTACTAGAAATGAATTATCTTTTTATCATTTTATTTACAGTTCTATTTTGCTTTCAGGCAGTCGTCCAATATATTTATATTAAGGAATCTAAAGAATTTATCATTACACTGATTATGAATGTAGTGTTTGTGATCTTTCTGTTCAATATCAACTTTCTATTAAATCTATACAGTTAA
- a CDS encoding MarR family winged helix-turn-helix transcriptional regulator, translating to MESNLKLDNQLCFKIYSAEKKMMKLYRAYLDELGITYSQYLVLLVLWERDAISVKELGEKLILDSGTLTPMLKRMETNQLITRSRSKKDERSVVITLTSKGKALNKEVECIPNKFLEKISLNTDELKALSELLTKLVVK from the coding sequence ATGGAAAGCAACTTAAAACTAGATAATCAACTTTGTTTTAAAATTTACTCAGCAGAAAAGAAAATGATGAAATTATATAGAGCGTACTTAGATGAGCTGGGAATAACTTATTCTCAATACCTAGTACTATTGGTACTGTGGGAAAGGGATGCTATTTCAGTAAAGGAGTTAGGTGAGAAACTGATTTTGGACTCTGGTACTTTAACTCCCATGCTAAAGCGTATGGAAACAAATCAATTAATTACAAGAAGTCGCTCCAAAAAAGATGAACGAAGTGTTGTGATAACCCTTACCTCGAAAGGAAAAGCCTTAAACAAAGAGGTAGAGTGTATCCCAAACAAGTTCCTAGAAAAAATATCATTAAATACGGATGAACTAAAAGCATTAAGCGAACTTCTGACAAAGCTGGTTGTTAAATAA
- a CDS encoding 2-keto-4-pentenoate hydratase: MDLLQIAKHVADHQKNGQEMDKITLSHPDMNVEHAYEIQKLSMDQAINNGDRLIGWKMGLTSKAKQLSVGVEEAIYGRLTSSMELTEPTLHIGNLIHPRVEPEFAFILNKELKGDQITVRDVWMATECIFPAIEVIDSRYRNFSFTLEDVVADNASSSKFILGNQAFSPYFTSWDKVGVSMARNGETVQSGVGAAVLDHPVKSIVELVKMLDREGLSVKPGMVVLAGGITEAINVYNGDVVEVHYDQLGTLKLNVEL, translated from the coding sequence TTGGACTTACTTCAAATTGCAAAACATGTGGCAGATCACCAAAAAAATGGACAAGAGATGGATAAAATTACTCTATCTCATCCTGATATGAATGTGGAGCATGCTTATGAAATTCAAAAACTGAGCATGGACCAGGCAATAAATAATGGAGACAGATTAATTGGTTGGAAGATGGGATTGACTAGTAAGGCAAAACAATTGTCGGTGGGAGTCGAGGAGGCCATTTATGGTAGATTAACATCTTCTATGGAATTGACGGAACCTACCTTACATATTGGCAATCTCATTCATCCGCGAGTGGAGCCTGAGTTTGCGTTTATTCTCAACAAAGAATTGAAAGGAGATCAAATTACCGTTCGTGATGTCTGGATGGCAACAGAATGCATCTTCCCTGCCATAGAGGTCATTGACAGCAGGTATCGTAACTTCTCCTTTACTCTAGAGGATGTTGTGGCAGACAATGCATCATCTTCTAAGTTCATTCTAGGGAATCAAGCATTCTCTCCATATTTCACTTCTTGGGATAAGGTTGGAGTATCAATGGCGAGAAACGGAGAGACGGTACAATCAGGAGTCGGAGCGGCAGTATTGGATCATCCTGTGAAGTCTATTGTGGAATTGGTGAAAATGCTGGACCGTGAAGGGCTTTCTGTCAAACCTGGAATGGTAGTGCTTGCTGGTGGAATAACAGAAGCAATCAATGTCTACAACGGGGATGTGGTAGAGGTTCACTACGATCAATTAGGAACATTGAAATTGAACGTCGAGTTGTAA
- a CDS encoding GNAT family N-acetyltransferase, producing the protein MINLVKVNQNEEEVLHNIIQFYIYEFTRFNKQISLETDGKYKPFDLDKYWNNNEYHAFFIKSGEELAGFALVEEGQGDSPNVIEEFFVLRKFHGKGVGTIASQQLFALFPGKWQIFQIENNYPAQAFWRKTIKEYTSNTFTERYDEYRRSIQEFDTATLSNN; encoded by the coding sequence ATGATTAATTTGGTGAAAGTAAACCAAAATGAGGAAGAGGTTCTTCATAATATTATTCAGTTTTATATTTACGAGTTCACAAGATTTAATAAACAAATTTCATTAGAAACGGATGGAAAGTATAAACCATTTGATTTGGACAAGTATTGGAATAACAATGAGTATCATGCATTTTTTATTAAATCTGGAGAAGAACTTGCCGGGTTTGCCTTGGTGGAAGAGGGACAAGGAGATTCACCAAATGTTATAGAAGAGTTCTTTGTCCTGAGAAAGTTTCATGGAAAAGGGGTGGGAACAATAGCTTCTCAGCAGCTGTTTGCTCTGTTCCCTGGTAAATGGCAAATTTTCCAGATTGAAAATAACTATCCGGCTCAGGCTTTTTGGAGAAAAACAATCAAGGAATATACAAGTAATACCTTCACGGAGCGTTACGATGAATATAGAAGGTCTATACAAGAATTTGATACCGCTACTTTGTCGAATAATTAG
- a CDS encoding TRAP transporter large permease, whose translation MTILVIVLFFVFLLIGIPISLVLGMTTVLYFLLVGSPVLLESTPMRLYSGLENFGLLAIPLFMLAGELMNSGGITTRLVKFSKTLIGHVRGGLAYVTIISNMFIASILGSANAQAAMMSKVMVPEMEREGYTREFSSALTLASSIVAPIIPPSMIFIIYGTLSGTSIGGLFMAGIIPGIIYGVGFIGLIAFMGYKYNFPKSDRASIREIVRHGLYVIPALSVPFIIIFGILSGAFTPTESAAVACFVALIVGMFLYKELKLKNIPKLLMNTVISTATVTFLIAMANIFGWMIAFEQIPQLVADGMLSISENPLVFLLMVNLMLLLLGAVLDGIAALIILIPVLMPLVVAFGIDPIHFGVIICINLTIGLLTPPVGTGLFVVSSIADVKIEKLIKATTPFLLMGIFILMIITYWADAVLFIPRMLGF comes from the coding sequence ATGACGATACTAGTAATAGTCTTGTTTTTTGTATTTTTACTGATTGGTATTCCTATCTCTCTCGTATTAGGTATGACAACTGTTTTGTACTTCTTACTTGTAGGAAGCCCAGTGTTGCTGGAATCTACACCTATGCGTTTATATTCAGGGCTTGAGAATTTCGGGCTCTTAGCAATTCCACTCTTCATGCTCGCAGGAGAATTGATGAATAGTGGTGGGATCACGACAAGGCTTGTGAAGTTTTCTAAAACATTAATTGGTCACGTGAGGGGTGGCCTGGCATACGTTACGATTATATCCAATATGTTTATTGCGTCCATATTAGGTTCAGCAAATGCTCAGGCTGCAATGATGAGTAAAGTCATGGTCCCGGAAATGGAAAGAGAAGGGTACACAAGAGAGTTTTCCTCCGCGCTTACTCTTGCCTCCTCCATTGTCGCCCCCATCATTCCTCCAAGTATGATATTCATCATTTATGGGACTCTCTCAGGCACCTCCATAGGTGGATTGTTCATGGCGGGAATAATTCCCGGCATCATATATGGCGTAGGTTTTATTGGTCTCATTGCCTTTATGGGTTATAAGTATAATTTCCCTAAAAGTGATCGTGCGTCGATTCGGGAAATTGTCCGACATGGTTTGTACGTTATTCCTGCTTTGAGTGTTCCATTTATCATTATCTTCGGTATTTTAAGCGGTGCATTTACTCCGACCGAATCGGCTGCCGTTGCATGTTTCGTCGCTTTGATAGTAGGTATGTTCCTCTACAAGGAATTGAAACTGAAGAACATTCCAAAGCTATTGATGAATACGGTGATAAGTACCGCCACTGTGACGTTTCTTATTGCCATGGCAAACATCTTTGGTTGGATGATTGCCTTCGAACAAATTCCACAACTTGTTGCTGACGGCATGTTAAGTATTTCAGAAAACCCGCTAGTTTTCTTATTGATGGTTAATTTGATGCTTTTATTGCTTGGGGCGGTTTTAGACGGTATTGCCGCATTAATTATTTTGATTCCTGTATTGATGCCCCTTGTTGTTGCATTTGGTATAGATCCAATCCACTTCGGTGTTATCATCTGTATCAATTTAACCATTGGACTTTTAACACCCCCTGTCGGTACTGGATTGTTTGTTGTCTCCTCGATTGCGGATGTGAAAATCGAGAAGCTGATAAAGGCTACCACCCCATTTCTATTAATGGGAATTTTCATCTTGATGATTATCACATATTGGGCAGACGCTGTGTTATTCATTCCAAGGATGCTTGGTTTTTAA